One Dromiciops gliroides isolate mDroGli1 chromosome 3, mDroGli1.pri, whole genome shotgun sequence DNA segment encodes these proteins:
- the LOC122747023 gene encoding zinc finger protein OZF-like, whose translation MAPGTQRPSSQELVTFKDVAVDFTQEEWRLLDHSQRELYKEVMLENVQNLLSVGFPVSREDLPPPFQEGEAPGMVEEKGARSSCPGAETRFEMKEMTTKVGILVEECFYHRFQSKNGACDFSLREICGSNTKVDKNTKSIWEFGEIGEAFTQSSVLNNRKRRTSWNEDVQDRQVNKWFPKQLKPFKAHEKSLPMQMDQSNHLEMALNLNSDLIRHQKKKKCYECNQCGKTLTERSSLVRHKRIHTGEKPYKCNQCGKAFIEKSNLVTHQRIHTGEKHYECYQCGKIFRRSSNLAKHEKIHTVENTYECNHCGKTFTKSSLLAEHQRIHTGEKPYECSQCGKAFAQLSGLSKHQKAHTGEKPFECFQCGKAFIQHYHLAVHQRIHTGEKPFECHQCGKAFTMRSTLVAHQRIHTGEKPFECNHCEKAFTERSTLIKHKRIHTGEKPFECNDCGKTFTESSSLTKHKRTHTGEKPYECNQCGKAFTLSSNLSAHQRIHAGEKPYKCYQCGKAFTQSSSLHKHKRIHTGEYLLNAI comes from the exons ATGGCTCCAGGGACCCAGAGACCCTCATCCCAG GAGTTGGTGAccttcaaggatgtggctgtggatttcacccaggaggagtggcGCCTCTTGGATCATTCTCAGAGAGAGctgtacaaggaggtcatgctggagaatgtccagaaccTGCTCTCTGTGG GATTTCCAGTTTCTAGAGAAGATTTGCCTCCCCCTTTCCAGGAAGGGGAAGCACCAGGGATGGTAGAAGAAAAAGGTGCAAGGAGCTCCTGTCCAG GTGCAGAGACCAGGTTTGAAATGAAGGAGATGACTACAAAGGTGGGCATTCTTGTGGAAGAATGTTTCTATCATAGATTTCAGAGTAAAAATGGTGCCTGTGACTTCAGTTTGAGAGAAATCTGTGGCTCTAATACCAAGGTGGATAAAAATACTAAGAGTATCTGGGAATTTGGTGAAATTGGAGAGGCCTTCACACAGTCTTCAGTCTTAAATAACAGGAAGAGAAGGACTTCATGGAATGAAGATGTTCAGGACAGACAAGTTAATAAATGGTTTCCTAAACAACTCAAGCCTTTTAAGGCTCATGAGAAGTCCCTTCCAATGCAAATGGATCAAAGTAATCATCTGGAAATGGCCTTGAATTTAAATTCTGATCTCATTagacatcagaaaaaaaagaaatgttatgaatgtaatcagtgtggaaagactctCACAGAAAGATCCAGTCTTGTTAGACataagagaatccacactggagagaaaccttataaatgtaatcagtgtggaaaggctttcatagAGAAGTCCAATCTTGttacacatcagagaatccacactggagagaaacatTATGAATGTTATCAGTGTGGAAAGATTTTCAGAAGGAGTTCCAATCTTGCTAAGCATGAGAAAATCCACACTGTTGAGAATacttatgaatgtaatcattgtggaaagactttcacaaagaGTTCCCTTCttgctgaacatcagagaatccacactggagagaaaccttatgaatgtagtcagtgtggaaaggcttttgcACAGCTTTCTGGTCTTTCTAAACATCAGAAAgcccacactggagagaaaccttttgaatgtttTCAGTGTGGGAAGGCTTTCATACAGCATTATCATCttgctgtacatcagagaatccacactggagagaaaccatttgAATGTCATCAGTGTGGGAAGGCTTTCACAATGAGGTCCACTCttgttgcacatcagagaatccacactggagagaaaccttttgagtGTAATCACTGTGAAAAGGCTTTCACAGAGAGGTCCACTCTTATTAAGCataagagaatccacactggagagaaaccttttgagtGTAATGactgtggaaagactttcacagagaGTTCTAGTCTTACTAAGCATAAAAGAacccacactggagagaaaccttatgaatgtaatcagtgtggaaaggctttcacattGAGCTCTAATCTttctgcacatcagagaatccatgctggagagaaaccttataaatgttaTCAGTGTGGAAAAGCTTTCACACAGAGTTCCAGTCTTCATAAGCataagagaatccacactggagagtaCCTTTTGAATGCAATCTAG